A part of Streptomyces sp. NBC_00557 genomic DNA contains:
- a CDS encoding enoyl-CoA hydratase family protein, translating into MSPFTGSATRTRDWGHLRLQVADGVATVTLARPEKLNALTFGAYADLRDLLAELSRERSVRALVLAGEGRGFCSGGDVDEIIGATLGMDTAQLLDFNRMTGQVVRAIRECPFPVIAAVHGVAAGAGAVLALAADFRVADPSARFAFLFTRVGLSGGDMGAAYLLPRVVGLGHATRLLMLGEPVRAPEAERIGLVSELTEEGHADEAAQALARRLADGPALAYAQTKALLTAELDMPLAAAVELDASTQALLMNGEDYAEFHAAFTEKRPPKWRGR; encoded by the coding sequence ATGAGTCCCTTCACCGGCTCCGCCACCCGCACCCGCGACTGGGGGCACCTGCGCCTCCAGGTCGCCGACGGGGTCGCCACCGTCACCCTCGCCCGCCCCGAGAAGCTCAACGCGCTCACCTTCGGCGCCTACGCCGACCTGCGCGACCTGCTCGCCGAGCTGTCCCGGGAGCGCTCCGTGCGCGCCCTGGTGCTGGCCGGCGAGGGGCGGGGCTTCTGCTCCGGCGGCGACGTCGACGAGATCATCGGCGCCACCCTCGGCATGGACACCGCACAGCTCCTCGACTTCAACCGGATGACCGGTCAGGTGGTCCGGGCGATCAGGGAGTGCCCCTTCCCCGTGATCGCCGCCGTCCACGGCGTGGCGGCCGGCGCCGGAGCGGTCCTGGCGCTGGCGGCCGACTTCCGCGTCGCCGACCCGAGCGCCCGCTTCGCCTTCCTCTTCACCCGCGTCGGCCTGTCCGGCGGCGACATGGGCGCGGCCTATCTGCTGCCCCGTGTCGTCGGCCTCGGCCACGCCACCCGCCTGCTCATGCTCGGTGAACCGGTCCGGGCCCCCGAGGCCGAGCGGATCGGCCTGGTCAGCGAGCTGACCGAGGAGGGACACGCGGACGAGGCCGCGCAGGCCCTGGCCCGCCGCCTGGCCGACGGCCCGGCCCTGGCGTACGCGCAGACCAAGGCCCTGCTGACCGCCGAGCTGGACATGCCCCTCGCGGCGGCCGTCGAACTGGACGCCTCCACCCAGGCCCTGCTGATGAACGGCGAGGACTACGCGGAGTTCCACGCGGCCTTCACCGAGAAGCGCCCCCCGAAATGGCGAGGAAGGTGA